The Arachis duranensis cultivar V14167 chromosome 2, aradu.V14167.gnm2.J7QH, whole genome shotgun sequence genome has a window encoding:
- the LOC107475752 gene encoding LOW QUALITY PROTEIN: subtilisin-like protease SBT1.1 (The sequence of the model RefSeq protein was modified relative to this genomic sequence to represent the inferred CDS: inserted 1 base in 1 codon): MKGNMTSRTLLLFLALMVTNSIAIMDKQTYIVHMDKTKIKSSIHSQDSTKPWFQSVIDFITEVSVQENEEEEIAPQLLYVYETNMFGFSAHLSSKQLEYLNQVDGFLAAMPDELLTLHTTHTPHFLGLQNGRGLWSAPSLASDVIVGILDTGIWPEHISFQDTGLTEVPSRWKGSCEEGTKFSASNCNKKLIGARAFYKGYEKVIGRINETLDYRSPRDSQGHGTHTASTAAGNMVNNASLFGMAKGSASGMRYTSKVAAYKVCWPLGCANSDILAAMDQAVADGVDILSLSLGGIAKPYYNDSIAIASFGATQNGVFVSCSAGNSGPFKSTVGNVAPWIITVAASYTDRSFPTKVKLGNGQVFKGASLYHGKTIQLPLVHANTTGTQRTAQFCTKGSLDPKLVHGKIVACERGMNSRTEKGEVVKMAGGXQGEELFADSHILPATSLGASASNAIRNYIHSAKSPTASISFIGTTYGDPAPVMAGFSARGPSIVGPDVIKPDVTAPGVNILASWPPLTAPSLLKSDKRSVLYNIVSGTSMSCPHVTGIAALLKSVHKDWSPAAIKSALMTTAYTVNNRGSPLLDIASNTSSAFANPFAFGSGHVNPECASDPGLVYDITNKDYLNYLCSLNYTPTQIAIISKGHFKCSKYTFFQLGDLNYPSFSVSFDINGTNSSVTYKRVVTNVGYPSSSYTVKVEEPNGVSVKVEPRNLRFGKLGEKLNYSVTFVANGGTTISDTSTFGSLTWVSGKYNVRSPIAITWQ, from the exons ATGAAAG GCAACATGACCTCTAGGACATTGCTACTTTTCTTGGCCTTAATGGTAACAAATTCAATTGCTATCATGGACAAACAGACATATATAGTACACATGGACAAGACCAAGATCAAATCCTCAATTCATTCACAAGACAGCACTAAACCATGGTTTCAATCTGTCATTGATTTCATCACTGAGGTTTCAGtgcaagaaaatgaagaagaggaaATAGCTCCTCAGCTTCTTTATGTCTATGAAACCAACATGTTTGGTTTTTCTGCACATCTTTCAAGTAAACAACTTGAATACTTGAACCAAGTTGATGGTTTCCTTGCAGCAATGCCTGATGAGCTATTAACCCTTCACACAACACACACCCCACATTTTCTTGGCCTACAAAATGGGAGAGGACTTTGGAGTGCTCCTAGTTTGGCCTCTGATGTGATCGTAGGGATCCTTGACACCGGTATATGGCCGGAACACATCAGTTTCCAAGACACTGGTTTGACAGAAGTACCCTCTAGATGGAAAGGTTCTTGTGAAGAAGGGACCAAGTTCTCTGCCTCAAATTGTAACAAGAAGCTAATTGGAGCAAGAGCCTTTTATAAAGGGTATGAAAAAGTTATCGGGAGAATCAATGAAACGCTGGATTATCGTTCGCCAAGAGATTCTCAAGGGCATGGAACACACACAGCCTCAACTGCAGCCGGTAACATGGTGAACAATGCAAGCTTATTCGGCATGGCTAAAGGTTCAGCAAGTGGAATGAGGTATACCTCAAAAGTTGCGGCTTATAAAGTATGCTGGCCGCTAGGCTGCGCCAATTCGGATATATTGGCAGCTATGGATCAAGCTGTTGCTGATGGGGTAGACATATTGTCACTCTCTTTAGGCGGCATTGCAAAGCCTTATTACAATGATAGTATTGCCATAGCTTCATTTGGGGCAActcaaaatggagtttttgttTCTTGCTCTGCAGGGAATTCGGGTCCTTTCAAATCAACCGTCGGAAATGTTGCACCGTGGATCATCACTGTTGCTGCTAGCTACACTGATAGAAGCTTTCCAACCAAAGTGAAGCTAGGGAATGGACAGGTTTTCAAAGGGGCATCTTTGTATCATGGCAAGACAATCCAATTGCCTCTTGTGCATGCTAATACAACAGGAACACAAAGGACAGCACAATTTTGCACCAAAGGTTCACTTGATCCAAAGCTAGTCCATGGAAAAATAGTTGCTTGTGAACGAGGAATGAATTCCAGAACTGAAAAGGGCGAGGTGGTGAAAATGGCAGGCG ATCAAGGAGAAGAGCTTTTTGCTGACTCTCACATTTTGCCAGCAACTTCCTTAGGTGCCTCAGCAAGCAATGCAATTCGAAACTACATCCACTCTGCCAAATCTCCAACAGCTTCAATTTCATTCATAGGAACAACGTATGGTGACCCAGCACCAGTTATGGCAGGATTTTCTGCTAGAGGGCCAAGTATAGTGGGGCCAGATGTGATTAAACCAGATGTAACTGCACCTGGTGTGAACATCTTGGCTTCATGGCCACCATTAACTGCTCCAAGCCTGCTCAAGAGTGACAAAAGGAGTGTGCTATATAACATAGTTTCTGGCACCTCGATGTCATGCCCTCATGTTACCGGCATAGCAGCACTTCTCAAATCTGTGCACAAAGATTGGTCACCAGCAGCTATCAAATCTGCACTGATGACCACAGCTTACACAGTGAACAACAGAGGTTCCCCTCTTTTAGACATTGCATCAAACACCTCATCTGCATTCGCTAACCCTTTTGCATTTGGTTCAGGCCATGTCAACCCAGAATGTGCCTCTGATCCAGGGTTAGTCTATGATATCACCAACAAAGATTACCTAAACTACTTGTGCAGCCTTAACTATACTCCTACCCAAATTGCTATAATCTCAAAGGGTCATTTCAAATGCTCCAAATATACATTTTTTCAACTTGGTGACCTAAACTACCCTTCATTTTCTGTCTCATTTGACATAAATGGCACAAATTCTAGTGTTACATACAAGAGGGTAGTCACAAATGTTGGATATCCTAGTAGTTCTTATACAGTGAAAGTTGAAGAACCAAATGGAGTATCAGTTAAGGTTGAACCAAGGAATTTGAGGTTTGGAAAATTAGGTGAGAAATTGAATTATAGTGTGACTTTTGTTGCAAATGGAGGAACGACAATAAGTGACACTTCAACATTTGGATCATTGACTTGGGTGTCAGGCAAGTACAATGTTAGAAGCCCTATAGCAATAACCTGGCAATAG